One genomic region from Amphiprion ocellaris isolate individual 3 ecotype Okinawa chromosome 20, ASM2253959v1, whole genome shotgun sequence encodes:
- the nkx2.2a gene encoding homeobox protein Nkx-2.2a isoform X2 yields the protein MSLTNTKTGFSVKDILDLPDTNDEEGSITGAEEDTEGSETTSTTKNTGVLVQSPLENVQNLPLKNPFYDSSDNPYTRWLATTDSIQYSLHGLSASSQDSAKSPEPSADDESPDNDKETSSSGGSDSGKKRKRRVLFSKAQTYELERRFRQQRYLSAPEREHLASLIRLTPTQVKIWFQNHRYKMKRARAEKGMEVTHLPSPRRVAVPVLVRDGKPCHTLKAQDLAATFQAGIPFSAYSAQSLQHMQYNAQYSAAATPQFPTAHHLVQTQQWTW from the exons ATGTCGTTGACCAACACAAAGACGGGCTTTTCTGTAAAGGACATTTTGGACCTTCCTGACACAAATGACGAAGAAGGATCTATCACCGGAGCGGAGGAAGACACGGAGGGATCGGAGACCACGTCCACGACGAAAAACACTGGAGTTTTGGTGCAAAGTCCTCTAGAAAACGTTCAAAATCTGCCTTTAAAGAACCCCTTTTATGACAGTAGTGACAATCCTTACACACGATGGCTTGCTACTACGGACAGTATTCAATATTCAT TGCACGGTCTCTCCGCCAGCTCTCAGGACTCCGCCAAGTCCCCGGAGCCGTCCGCGGACGACGAATCGCCGGACAACGACAAGGAAACTTCCAGCAGCGGCGGCAGCGACTCCGGCAAGAAGCGGAAAAGGAGGGTGTTGTTTTCCAAGGCACAGACCTACGAGCTGGAGCGCCGCTTCAGGCAGCAGAGGTACCTGTCCGCCCCGGAGAGGGAGCACCTGGCCAGCTTGATCCGCCTCACCCCGACCCAGGTGAAGATCTGGTTCCAGAACCACCGGTATAAGATGAAGAGAGCCCGGGCCGAGAAAGGTATGGAAGTGACCCATCTCCCTTCTCCCAGGCGGGTGGCCGTGCCCGTCTTAGTCAGGGATGGAAAGCCTTGTCACACTCTTAAAGCTCAGGACTTGGCGGCCACTTTTCAGGCCGGGATCCCCTTCTCGGCATATAGTGCCCAGTCACTCCAACACATGCAGTATAACGCGCAGTACAGCGCCGCGGCCACGCCACAGTTCCCCACAGCACATCACTTGGTGCAAACGCAACAGTGGACTTGGTGA
- the nkx2.2a gene encoding homeobox protein Nkx-2.2a isoform X1 — MSLTNTKTGFSVKDILDLPDTNDEEGSITGAEEDTEGSETTSTTKNTGVLVQSPLENVQNLPLKNPFYDSSDNPYTRWLATTDSIQYSLFLPFLAAVHGLSASSQDSAKSPEPSADDESPDNDKETSSSGGSDSGKKRKRRVLFSKAQTYELERRFRQQRYLSAPEREHLASLIRLTPTQVKIWFQNHRYKMKRARAEKGMEVTHLPSPRRVAVPVLVRDGKPCHTLKAQDLAATFQAGIPFSAYSAQSLQHMQYNAQYSAAATPQFPTAHHLVQTQQWTW; from the exons ATGTCGTTGACCAACACAAAGACGGGCTTTTCTGTAAAGGACATTTTGGACCTTCCTGACACAAATGACGAAGAAGGATCTATCACCGGAGCGGAGGAAGACACGGAGGGATCGGAGACCACGTCCACGACGAAAAACACTGGAGTTTTGGTGCAAAGTCCTCTAGAAAACGTTCAAAATCTGCCTTTAAAGAACCCCTTTTATGACAGTAGTGACAATCCTTACACACGATGGCTTGCTACTACGGACAGTATTCAATATTCAT TGTTTCTCCCGTTTCTTGCCGCAGTGCACGGTCTCTCCGCCAGCTCTCAGGACTCCGCCAAGTCCCCGGAGCCGTCCGCGGACGACGAATCGCCGGACAACGACAAGGAAACTTCCAGCAGCGGCGGCAGCGACTCCGGCAAGAAGCGGAAAAGGAGGGTGTTGTTTTCCAAGGCACAGACCTACGAGCTGGAGCGCCGCTTCAGGCAGCAGAGGTACCTGTCCGCCCCGGAGAGGGAGCACCTGGCCAGCTTGATCCGCCTCACCCCGACCCAGGTGAAGATCTGGTTCCAGAACCACCGGTATAAGATGAAGAGAGCCCGGGCCGAGAAAGGTATGGAAGTGACCCATCTCCCTTCTCCCAGGCGGGTGGCCGTGCCCGTCTTAGTCAGGGATGGAAAGCCTTGTCACACTCTTAAAGCTCAGGACTTGGCGGCCACTTTTCAGGCCGGGATCCCCTTCTCGGCATATAGTGCCCAGTCACTCCAACACATGCAGTATAACGCGCAGTACAGCGCCGCGGCCACGCCACAGTTCCCCACAGCACATCACTTGGTGCAAACGCAACAGTGGACTTGGTGA